A portion of the candidate division KSB1 bacterium genome contains these proteins:
- a CDS encoding PHP domain-containing protein has product MKKADLHIHTLYSSDAVTKPATVLQTAAEKGMHIIAVTDHDSTGAWSELLEKGPYYGVEVVLGQEIRLWNGKFPAGDVVGLFLKQPLRSRELPALLAEIAEQDGLAVIAHPFCSRREFRAFEHIVDWQRIALEVRNGRIFNERDNEMAEVLAQKLKLPVTAGSDAHTPFEIGSVYLEFEGRNAEDLKQAILHHDVRPAGSPSSPFFSLISPFGRLGIAI; this is encoded by the coding sequence ATGAAGAAGGCTGATCTTCATATTCATACACTCTACTCATCGGATGCGGTAACCAAACCGGCGACGGTGCTGCAGACCGCCGCCGAAAAAGGCATGCATATCATTGCCGTCACCGATCACGACTCGACCGGCGCCTGGTCGGAGCTGTTGGAAAAGGGACCTTACTACGGCGTGGAAGTCGTGCTCGGCCAGGAGATCAGGCTTTGGAACGGCAAGTTTCCAGCCGGAGATGTAGTTGGACTTTTCCTCAAGCAGCCGTTGCGCAGTCGGGAGTTGCCGGCGCTGCTGGCCGAGATCGCGGAACAGGACGGCCTGGCTGTCATCGCTCATCCCTTCTGCAGTCGCAGAGAGTTTCGCGCCTTTGAGCATATCGTGGATTGGCAGCGCATTGCATTGGAGGTCCGCAACGGTCGGATCTTTAACGAACGCGACAATGAAATGGCCGAGGTGCTGGCACAAAAGCTCAAGCTGCCCGTCACCGCCGGCAGCGATGCGCACACACCCTTTGAGATTGGTTCCGTCTATCTCGAATTCGAAGGCCGCAATGCCGAGGACCTCAAGCAGGCCATTCTCCATCACGATGTCCGGCCGGCAGGATCGCCTTCGAGCCCTTTCTTTTCCCTCATTTCCCCCTTCGGCCGTCTCGGTATTGCCATCTGA
- the pgl gene encoding 6-phosphogluconolactonase, whose product MKPQIITLSERDDLYAFAADWLAEVSDEIIAKSGRFTIALSGGSTPAGWYDHLVLRDEIKWSYFDFFWSDERFVPIDHQESNAGLAVRRLLQPLGIEKEHYFPVPTQYPTAHQAAMEYESLIRGFFGVLETVPRFDLILLGLGSDGHTASLFPNGKALLENRRLVTADFVEKLSSWRITFTLPLLNQAKNIAFIISGEEKAETVRRLLKEQDPTLPALQVRPTNGRLFFLLDVAAASRL is encoded by the coding sequence ATGAAACCGCAAATCATAACTCTGTCCGAGCGTGACGACCTTTACGCTTTTGCCGCTGATTGGCTGGCGGAGGTCTCGGATGAAATCATTGCCAAGTCCGGGCGATTCACAATTGCCCTCTCCGGCGGCTCCACACCCGCCGGTTGGTACGACCATCTGGTTTTACGCGATGAAATAAAATGGAGTTATTTCGATTTTTTTTGGAGCGACGAACGGTTCGTGCCGATCGATCACCAGGAGAGCAATGCCGGCCTGGCCGTTCGAAGGCTGTTGCAGCCGCTGGGAATCGAAAAGGAGCATTACTTTCCGGTCCCCACGCAATATCCGACCGCGCATCAGGCGGCGATGGAGTACGAGTCCCTCATCCGCGGTTTTTTCGGCGTTTTGGAGACCGTGCCGAGATTTGATCTAATTCTCCTCGGCCTGGGCAGCGACGGCCATACGGCCTCGCTTTTTCCCAACGGCAAAGCGCTGCTGGAGAATCGGCGTTTGGTGACCGCGGATTTTGTAGAAAAGCTGTCGAGTTGGCGCATCACCTTTACGCTGCCCCTGCTCAATCAGGCGAAAAACATTGCTTTTATAATCAGCGGCGAGGAAAAGGCTGAAACCGTAAGGCGACTGCTCAAAGAGCAGGATCCGACGCTGCCGGCTTTACAAGTGCGGCCGACCAACGGCAGGCTCTTTTTTTTGTTGGACGTTGCAGCGGCATCCCGATTGTGA
- a CDS encoding Hsp20/alpha crystallin family protein yields MYYRPYRMGWGVQNDLDRGWRAMQDEDEMECRGTWIPAVDIRERKDAFVLMAELPGMKREDIRLTIRDGILELSGEKKAPQLQEDERYNRKEIRHGSFCRKFLLNTDIDSAKVTATFRDGVLELLLPKAEKMIPKTIEIKGE; encoded by the coding sequence ATGTATTACCGGCCTTATAGAATGGGATGGGGCGTTCAGAACGACTTGGATCGCGGATGGCGGGCGATGCAGGATGAAGACGAGATGGAGTGCCGCGGAACCTGGATTCCGGCGGTCGATATTCGGGAGCGCAAGGATGCCTTTGTGCTGATGGCCGAGCTGCCCGGCATGAAGCGTGAAGACATCCGGCTCACCATTCGCGACGGCATCCTGGAGCTGAGCGGCGAGAAAAAAGCCCCGCAGCTTCAGGAAGATGAGCGCTATAACCGCAAGGAGATTCGTCACGGCAGTTTTTGCCGCAAGTTTTTGCTGAACACGGACATCGATTCCGCCAAGGTTACGGCAACTTTTCGCGACGGCGTGTTGGAGCTGCTGTTACCGAAAGCGGAAAAGATGATTCCCAAAACGATCGAGATCAAAGGCGAATAA
- a CDS encoding Hsp20/alpha crystallin family protein, translated as MAIVRWRPFRELNTLQREMNRMFESFFRDFEEESGGELAWYPSIDVKETNDKVEVFAELPGMRKEDIKVSVRDNVLQISGEKKREEEEKDANYHRIERVYGTFSRTITLPAHVEIGKVEAYFKDGVLRLTLPKAEEEKPRQIEIK; from the coding sequence ATGGCAATTGTCAGATGGCGTCCTTTCCGTGAGCTGAATACCCTGCAAAGGGAGATGAACCGCATGTTCGAGTCCTTCTTCCGTGACTTTGAAGAGGAGAGCGGCGGCGAGCTCGCGTGGTACCCGAGCATCGACGTCAAAGAGACCAACGACAAGGTTGAGGTCTTTGCCGAGCTTCCCGGCATGCGTAAAGAGGACATCAAGGTTTCGGTTCGAGACAATGTCCTGCAGATCTCCGGTGAGAAGAAACGGGAAGAGGAAGAGAAGGATGCCAACTATCATCGCATCGAACGGGTTTACGGTACCTTCTCCCGTACCATCACTCTTCCGGCGCATGTCGAGATCGGCAAAGTGGAGGCCTACTTTAAGGACGGTGTGTTGCGTCTGACTCTCCCCAAAGCGGAAGAAGAGAAGCCTCGTCAAATCGAGATCAAATAA
- a CDS encoding BamA/TamA family outer membrane protein — protein sequence MSRVNLFIVSILVLWTVAQAQYFGKNKVQTTVFKWQYLQSEHFDIYFTEGGKSIAEFTARVGEESYRSISGLLRFELLDRVKIIVYNSHNDFGQTNVDLSPPEETVGGFTEFFKNRVVIPYEGEWEKFRHVIHHELTHAVMLQMVYGAGTQSIISGIMQFQLPLWLIEGLAEYESRGWDIESDMFMRDASVHGYLPEIPYLNGFLAYKGGQSVLRYIAETYGEEKISELINKMKMNRGANRGMKQAIGIEEKELTKRWQLYLKRLYWPDIADRKEPEEIAKRITDHRKWNNFVNTSPAISKKGDKIAFLSDKDDYFDIYIAGTIDGRILSKVVRGQRAGNLEELHWLRGRGIDWSPDDRFLVFSAKAGAEDQLHIVDVKKRKIVRSIAVGLDGIYNSAWSPKGDEIAFMGVKNGQSDIYAYNLDTNSLRKITDDPFSDVEPCWSPDGSKLVFASDRNDYLTEVPQNFRPEKLNMKDYDIFEIGADGRGLRKIVDSPFLDRSPVYSPDGTTIAFSSDRSGVSNIYLKQIDGEEWPITNVVTGAYLPSWGGSRNQLAFTSFYYAGYDVYVLRNPLEIQPGDVTVRPTQFVQSLQEKPKITAEPVSPAPQPNRDLEKYRTFVFDEKFADGEIEINEHKVFLDSTDYFLPTGEFKVSNYEVKFTPDLVYGSVGYDQFFGTQGYTTIMLSDVLGDHRINLALNLYGDFKNADYAVVYYYLKRRLDVGGGVYHNAYFFYSPNAGWVRDRNYGLSIMGSNPFDRYRRISGSMTLMGISRDYLDLPDEYVDWLARRGYISPTNRYFLLGDVTYTVDNTIWGYTGPVNGTRWGVSLSSSPQLGDNGIDFTTLRGDWRRYFKLYRDYVISLRAASGASFGKHPQKFFLGGEPNWINYRYNGGIRVDHIEEIYFASFEMPLRGAGYYAIEGNRFLLTNLEFRFPFVRYLQLGFPFPLTLGNLAGALFLDSGFAWDRGDNVALYRSEPQPTSDKSKQQNLTLFKRAPNGLLQAEDLYASIGWGLRIDLGIFLLRVDFAWPTNFYSTSKDMQVLWSLGADF from the coding sequence ATGAGCCGTGTCAATTTGTTTATAGTATCCATCTTGGTGCTGTGGACTGTTGCGCAAGCGCAGTATTTCGGCAAAAATAAAGTGCAGACCACGGTGTTCAAATGGCAATACCTGCAGTCGGAGCATTTTGACATTTACTTTACGGAAGGAGGAAAATCAATTGCCGAATTTACGGCTCGAGTCGGCGAGGAAAGCTACCGCTCCATCAGCGGCCTGCTGCGTTTCGAGCTGTTGGACCGCGTCAAGATCATCGTCTATAACAGTCACAACGACTTTGGTCAAACCAACGTCGATCTCAGTCCGCCCGAAGAAACGGTCGGCGGCTTTACCGAATTCTTTAAGAACCGCGTGGTCATTCCCTATGAAGGAGAGTGGGAAAAATTTCGCCACGTGATTCACCACGAACTGACGCATGCCGTTATGCTGCAGATGGTGTACGGAGCGGGCACGCAATCGATTATCAGCGGCATCATGCAGTTTCAGCTGCCGCTCTGGTTGATCGAAGGCTTGGCCGAATATGAAAGCCGCGGTTGGGACATCGAAAGCGATATGTTTATGCGCGATGCGTCCGTACACGGTTATCTGCCTGAAATTCCCTATCTCAACGGCTTTTTGGCTTACAAGGGAGGCCAATCGGTTTTGCGCTATATTGCCGAGACTTACGGCGAAGAAAAGATCAGCGAACTGATCAATAAAATGAAGATGAACAGAGGCGCAAACCGCGGCATGAAGCAGGCGATCGGCATCGAGGAAAAGGAACTGACCAAGCGGTGGCAGCTCTATCTGAAACGGCTCTATTGGCCGGACATCGCCGACCGCAAGGAGCCGGAGGAAATTGCCAAGAGAATCACCGATCATCGGAAATGGAACAACTTTGTCAATACCAGCCCGGCAATCAGCAAAAAGGGCGACAAGATAGCGTTTTTGTCGGATAAGGATGACTATTTCGACATTTATATCGCCGGCACGATCGACGGCCGCATTCTTTCAAAGGTGGTAAGGGGCCAGCGCGCCGGAAACCTCGAAGAGCTGCATTGGCTGCGCGGACGCGGCATCGATTGGAGTCCGGATGACCGTTTTCTCGTCTTTTCCGCCAAAGCCGGCGCCGAAGATCAGCTGCACATTGTGGACGTTAAAAAGAGGAAAATTGTGCGCAGCATTGCCGTCGGCTTGGACGGCATTTATAACAGCGCCTGGAGCCCAAAGGGCGACGAAATTGCCTTTATGGGCGTCAAAAATGGGCAATCAGATATTTATGCCTATAACCTCGATACGAACTCTCTGCGCAAGATCACCGACGATCCTTTCAGCGATGTCGAGCCCTGCTGGTCACCCGACGGCAGCAAATTGGTTTTTGCCAGCGACCGCAACGATTATCTGACCGAAGTGCCGCAAAACTTTCGTCCCGAAAAGCTGAACATGAAGGACTATGACATCTTTGAGATCGGCGCCGACGGCCGCGGGCTGCGCAAGATCGTCGATTCGCCGTTTCTCGACCGTTCGCCGGTTTATTCTCCCGACGGCACCACCATCGCCTTCAGCAGCGATCGTTCGGGCGTATCGAACATTTATTTGAAACAAATTGACGGCGAGGAATGGCCGATAACCAATGTGGTCACCGGCGCTTATTTGCCAAGCTGGGGCGGCAGCCGAAATCAGCTGGCCTTTACCTCCTTTTACTATGCCGGTTACGATGTCTATGTCCTACGAAATCCCCTCGAAATTCAGCCTGGAGATGTGACCGTCCGTCCGACGCAGTTCGTGCAAAGCCTGCAGGAAAAGCCCAAAATAACGGCCGAACCCGTTTCTCCTGCACCGCAGCCGAATCGGGACTTGGAAAAATACCGCACGTTCGTCTTTGATGAAAAATTTGCCGACGGCGAAATCGAAATCAACGAGCACAAGGTGTTTCTCGATTCCACAGACTACTTTTTACCCACCGGCGAGTTCAAAGTCTCCAATTACGAGGTCAAGTTTACACCCGACTTGGTCTATGGAAGCGTCGGCTATGATCAGTTTTTCGGCACGCAGGGCTATACCACCATCATGTTGTCGGATGTGCTCGGCGACCATCGCATCAATCTTGCGCTCAATCTTTACGGCGATTTCAAGAACGCCGATTATGCCGTAGTCTATTACTATTTAAAACGACGGCTGGATGTGGGCGGCGGCGTCTATCATAACGCCTACTTTTTCTATTCGCCCAACGCCGGTTGGGTACGCGACCGCAACTACGGCTTGTCGATCATGGGCTCTAATCCGTTCGATCGTTATCGCCGTATCAGCGGCAGCATGACTCTAATGGGCATCAGCCGCGACTATCTTGATCTGCCCGATGAATACGTCGATTGGCTGGCCAGGCGCGGCTATATCTCTCCCACCAACCGCTATTTCCTTTTGGGCGACGTTACCTATACGGTCGACAACACCATCTGGGGCTATACGGGTCCCGTCAACGGCACGCGGTGGGGAGTCAGCCTCAGCTCCAGTCCCCAGCTTGGCGACAACGGCATCGATTTCACCACTCTGCGCGGCGATTGGCGGCGATATTTCAAGCTTTACCGCGATTATGTGATCAGCCTGCGGGCCGCTTCGGGCGCCAGTTTCGGCAAACACCCGCAAAAGTTCTTTCTGGGCGGCGAGCCGAACTGGATCAACTATCGCTACAACGGCGGCATCCGCGTCGATCACATCGAAGAGATTTATTTTGCGTCCTTCGAGATGCCGCTCCGCGGCGCCGGTTATTATGCCATCGAAGGGAACCGCTTCCTGCTCACCAACTTGGAGTTCCGGTTCCCCTTTGTGCGCTATCTGCAGCTCGGCTTTCCGTTTCCTTTGACGCTGGGAAATCTTGCCGGCGCCCTCTTTCTCGACTCCGGCTTTGCCTGGGATCGCGGCGACAACGTCGCTCTGTATCGCAGCGAACCTCAACCGACGTCCGACAAGTCTAAGCAGCAGAATCTTACTCTCTTTAAACGCGCCCCCAACGGCCTGCTGCAGGCAGAAGATCTTTACGCCTCGATCGGATGGGGATTGCGCATTGATCTGGGCATCTTTCTCCTGCGCGTCGACTTTGCCTGGCCGACCAACTTTTACAGCACAAGCAAAGACATGCAGGTGCTGTGGTCTCTGGGAGCGGATTTTTAG
- a CDS encoding TonB-dependent receptor, translating into MILRKLGTAFQSITVAVPLFLIGIVPSSFAGELIGRVIERETGRPVEFTNILLVEANRSATAGLDGTFRLPDLPAGRYTLRTFRIGYTEVTQPVEIGNDTMRITLELQRAVIHLGGVTVEAKRGDTESPVEPDILFSDRKLHQALGKTIAQTIDYEPGISQRTMGPAPARPVLRGLSSDRLLILEDRQQAGDLSATSSDHAVAIEPLTAQHIEIIRGPEALIYGTQTLAGVINVARRAVPTQKSPLTGSIIIQGESASSAAALGAEFSGSLRSTAWHFDYSRRRSDDMRTPLGKLINTDLTTQTYSAGLSLVEKWGSVGAAGIGYLSQYGIPPDPKGGHPSGVRIRLERSAQEMHAAFRQPVAFLASHELTVRRTLYRHFEFEKNGKLGVEFGQIAYEANWEGRVKPMGRANKGIVGMQLSTRDLASAGLSFTPNTVEERFGGFYYQEIEYGRLLLHGAARFDALSVTPQQERLSPYVGMIRKRQFQGVSAGFSPHYRLAPYGTIGVHLMRTWRAPMPQELFSEGPHLAAYSYEIGNADLKKEIAFGAELFGELKREDAFLRLAFYHNDIRGYVFPQNTGEKSWQRADLYVYRFVGVHALLSGVELSFHLPILQRFHVAGTFSTVKGSLAGTGAPLPYIPPAEGKINIGLATDGWDFSIALRAAAPQRRLGPFEAPTAGYAVWDLSAYRTATVGKTLCVFSLSLTNLFDTVYRRHLNRVREIMPEQGRSANLLLKVFI; encoded by the coding sequence ATGATCTTGCGCAAACTCGGCACGGCGTTTCAATCGATCACCGTCGCCGTGCCGCTTTTCCTAATAGGGATCGTCCCGTCTTCTTTTGCCGGTGAGTTGATCGGACGAGTGATCGAGCGGGAAACCGGTCGACCGGTCGAGTTTACCAACATTCTGTTGGTCGAGGCCAACCGTTCCGCGACAGCCGGCCTCGACGGCACGTTTCGCCTGCCGGATCTTCCGGCCGGAAGGTACACGCTGCGCACCTTTCGCATCGGCTACACGGAAGTCACGCAGCCGGTGGAGATCGGCAATGACACGATGCGCATCACGCTGGAGCTGCAGCGCGCCGTCATTCATCTCGGCGGGGTGACCGTTGAGGCGAAGCGGGGCGACACAGAGTCGCCGGTCGAGCCGGACATTCTTTTTTCGGACAGAAAGCTGCATCAGGCGCTGGGCAAAACGATTGCGCAGACGATAGACTATGAGCCCGGCATATCGCAGCGCACCATGGGACCCGCACCGGCGAGGCCGGTGCTGCGCGGTTTGAGCAGCGACCGACTGCTGATTCTCGAAGATCGACAGCAGGCGGGTGATCTATCGGCGACTTCATCCGACCACGCCGTAGCCATTGAACCGCTGACGGCCCAGCACATCGAGATCATCCGCGGGCCCGAAGCCTTGATTTACGGCACCCAAACCCTTGCGGGCGTCATCAACGTCGCCCGCAGGGCCGTGCCGACGCAAAAGTCGCCTTTAACCGGCTCAATCATCATCCAAGGAGAGAGCGCCTCCTCAGCAGCGGCGCTCGGCGCCGAATTTTCCGGTTCTCTGCGCTCAACGGCATGGCACTTTGATTACAGTCGCCGCCGGTCTGATGACATGCGCACGCCGCTTGGGAAATTGATCAACACGGATCTCACCACGCAAACCTATTCTGCCGGGCTATCGCTGGTCGAAAAATGGGGAAGCGTCGGGGCAGCGGGCATCGGCTATCTTTCGCAGTACGGCATTCCTCCCGATCCCAAAGGCGGGCACCCGTCCGGTGTGCGTATTCGACTCGAGCGCTCGGCGCAGGAAATGCATGCCGCATTTCGACAACCGGTTGCATTCCTGGCGTCTCACGAGCTTACCGTTCGCCGTACGCTCTATCGTCATTTCGAGTTCGAAAAAAACGGCAAGTTGGGCGTCGAGTTCGGTCAGATTGCCTACGAGGCAAACTGGGAAGGCCGGGTCAAGCCGATGGGCAGAGCGAACAAAGGCATCGTCGGCATGCAGTTGTCGACGCGCGACTTGGCGTCGGCCGGGCTCAGTTTTACTCCAAATACGGTCGAGGAAAGGTTCGGCGGTTTTTATTATCAGGAAATCGAATATGGACGACTGCTGCTGCACGGCGCCGCGCGATTCGATGCCCTGTCCGTCACCCCCCAACAGGAACGACTCTCTCCTTATGTCGGCATGATCCGGAAGCGGCAGTTTCAGGGAGTTTCAGCAGGTTTTTCCCCTCATTATCGTCTTGCCCCTTACGGCACGATCGGGGTTCATCTCATGCGCACCTGGCGCGCGCCTATGCCGCAGGAGCTGTTCTCGGAGGGGCCGCATTTGGCCGCCTACAGCTATGAAATCGGCAACGCCGACTTGAAAAAGGAAATCGCCTTCGGCGCGGAACTGTTCGGCGAACTCAAGCGTGAGGATGCATTCCTTCGTCTTGCTTTCTATCACAACGACATTCGGGGGTATGTCTTTCCGCAAAACACGGGAGAAAAAAGTTGGCAGCGGGCCGATCTGTATGTCTATCGATTCGTCGGTGTTCACGCTCTGCTGAGCGGCGTCGAACTGTCGTTTCATTTGCCGATTCTTCAGCGCTTCCATGTTGCAGGCACCTTCAGCACGGTTAAAGGCAGCCTGGCGGGCACGGGCGCACCCCTGCCGTACATTCCGCCGGCTGAGGGCAAAATCAATATTGGTCTTGCGACCGACGGTTGGGATTTCAGTATTGCGCTGCGCGCTGCGGCGCCGCAAAGACGCCTTGGGCCGTTCGAAGCACCAACGGCCGGCTATGCGGTGTGGGACCTGAGCGCCTACCGCACGGCAACCGTCGGCAAAACGCTCTGTGTGTTCTCCCTATCGCTAACCAATCTGTTCGACACGGTCTACCGCCGGCATCTCAATCGGGTGCGGGAGATTATGCCGGAGCAGGGCCGCAGCGCAAACTTGCTGCTCAAAGTGTTTATCTGA
- a CDS encoding serine acetyltransferase: MNEVGDRLTQIAEAIVDTYERDGGINRIDGANLPAPAAVFEILDGLLEILFPGYFGHRVPARANILFFVQSAIDRLFLQLIEEFKRACRYAQSIGAYHGEISRTTCEEKALRLISALPEIRSMLQLDIRAGYEGDPAAKSIEEIISCYPFVIAVATHRIAHEIHRMEIPIIPRVMSEWAHRRTGIDIHPGATIGKSFFIDHGTGVVIGETTEIGNNVKIYQGVTLGALSFPKQSDGTLVKGGKRHPTIRDRVTIYAGATILGGETVIGEDCIIGANTWITSSVPPRTLVTFQEQQIYRRLE, translated from the coding sequence ATGAACGAAGTTGGAGATCGGCTGACGCAAATTGCCGAAGCGATCGTCGATACTTATGAAAGGGACGGCGGCATCAACCGCATCGACGGCGCCAATCTGCCCGCCCCGGCCGCCGTCTTTGAGATATTGGACGGCCTCTTGGAAATTCTCTTTCCCGGTTACTTTGGACATCGGGTTCCGGCGCGCGCCAACATTCTTTTTTTCGTGCAAAGCGCCATAGACCGACTTTTTCTGCAGTTGATCGAAGAATTCAAGCGCGCCTGTCGCTATGCGCAATCCATCGGCGCCTATCATGGTGAAATCAGCCGCACCACCTGCGAAGAAAAGGCTCTTCGCCTGATCTCGGCACTGCCGGAGATCCGCTCGATGCTGCAGCTGGACATTCGCGCCGGTTACGAGGGCGACCCGGCAGCCAAAAGCATCGAAGAGATCATCTCCTGCTATCCCTTTGTGATCGCCGTGGCCACGCATCGCATCGCACATGAGATCCATCGCATGGAGATCCCCATCATTCCGCGGGTTATGTCCGAGTGGGCGCATCGACGCACCGGTATTGACATTCACCCAGGCGCGACGATCGGAAAAAGCTTTTTCATCGATCATGGCACCGGCGTCGTCATCGGCGAAACGACCGAAATCGGCAATAATGTAAAAATTTATCAGGGGGTCACCCTTGGGGCGTTGAGTTTTCCGAAGCAAAGCGACGGCACGCTGGTCAAAGGCGGCAAACGCCACCCCACCATCCGCGATCGCGTGACGATCTATGCAGGCGCAACCATTTTAGGCGGCGAGACGGTGATCGGCGAGGACTGCATCATAGGCGCCAATACGTGGATCACCTCCTCCGTTCCTCCCCGAACACTGGTCACTTTCCAAGAACAGCAAATTTATAGGCGGCTGGAGTAG
- a CDS encoding GWxTD domain-containing protein, which translates to MRKAFICLFIVISTLIEPIQALQVRDMASSRRKTMFGKNLFVYQTYNFADSTDQTKSLMEFHLQVVNDLLTFIKTKEGTFRARYELNVVIRNDKQELLAEQSQSHRVIVATFAETNSRENPHHHSFSFSLAPGRYLGLIRLIDLESNEQLNEEVSCTFRQFNRDRLHLSDLVFLDRVDSTQSGRSFRPNVLNLFNDLSSAFSAYVEIYPPHSADSIQVQTVIFGKNQKLFEGKKSYAVRDRSTIPVLIPFRQHLTQPGDYGLLVNAVWGSQSAKVQRLFSVSWSNVTLRENNIDLAIEQLAVIARKRTIDAMRQADPEEKRRLYEQFWKERDPTPATERNELREEYFRRIDFCNMNFSEVSAGRQGWETDRGRIYLVYGPPDAVDRQEMEMSVRAVEVWHYNRLNRRYYFADRTGDGTYRLIKVE; encoded by the coding sequence ATGAGAAAAGCTTTCATTTGCCTTTTTATCGTGATTTCGACTCTTATTGAGCCGATTCAGGCGCTGCAGGTCCGGGACATGGCCTCCTCCCGTCGCAAGACCATGTTCGGCAAGAATCTCTTCGTCTATCAGACCTACAATTTCGCCGACTCGACGGATCAAACCAAGAGTCTCATGGAATTCCATCTGCAGGTCGTCAACGATCTGTTGACGTTCATCAAGACCAAAGAGGGCACGTTCCGTGCGCGCTACGAGCTGAATGTCGTCATCCGCAACGACAAACAGGAACTGCTGGCGGAACAATCCCAAAGCCATCGGGTAATCGTCGCCACGTTTGCGGAAACCAATTCGCGCGAAAATCCGCATCATCATTCTTTTTCTTTTTCGCTGGCGCCCGGTCGCTATCTGGGACTGATTCGTTTAATCGATCTTGAATCGAACGAACAGCTTAATGAAGAGGTAAGCTGCACCTTTCGTCAATTCAACAGAGACCGCCTCCACCTTAGCGACCTCGTCTTTCTCGATCGCGTCGATTCAACGCAAAGCGGCCGCAGCTTTCGACCCAACGTGCTCAACCTCTTTAACGATCTCTCTTCCGCCTTTTCCGCTTATGTCGAAATCTATCCGCCCCATTCTGCCGATTCGATTCAGGTGCAGACGGTCATCTTTGGAAAGAACCAAAAGCTCTTTGAAGGAAAGAAAAGCTACGCGGTGCGCGACAGATCGACCATTCCGGTTCTTATTCCGTTCCGTCAACATTTGACGCAGCCGGGGGATTACGGCCTGCTGGTGAATGCGGTTTGGGGATCTCAATCGGCTAAAGTACAGCGCCTGTTTTCGGTTTCTTGGTCAAATGTGACCCTGCGCGAAAATAATATCGACCTGGCGATCGAACAATTGGCCGTCATTGCCCGCAAGAGGACGATCGACGCCATGCGCCAAGCCGACCCCGAGGAAAAGAGACGACTTTACGAGCAGTTTTGGAAAGAGCGCGACCCCACGCCCGCCACCGAAAGGAACGAGCTGCGGGAGGAATACTTTCGCCGCATCGATTTCTGCAATATGAACTTTAGCGAAGTCTCGGCCGGCAGACAGGGTTGGGAAACGGATCGCGGCCGAATCTATCTCGTTTACGGTCCGCCGGACGCAGTAGATCGGCAGGAAATGGAAATGTCCGTCCGGGCCGTGGAAGTCTGGCATTACAACCGCCTGAACCGCCGCTACTATTTTGCCGACCGAACCGGCGACGGCACCTATCGGTTGATCAAAGTCGAATAG